One region of Acidovorax sp. T1 genomic DNA includes:
- a CDS encoding ABC transporter ATP-binding protein produces the protein MPSNDSSPASALAELRNVTFGYGERVILRDMSLKIPRGKVTALMGASGGGKTTVLRLIGGQYRAQQGEVLFDHKDVGRMDAAGLYAARRRMGMLFQFGALFTDLNVFENVAFPLREHTDLSDALVRDIVLMKLHAVGLRGARDLMPSQISGGMARRVALARAIVLDPELVMYDEPFAGLDPISLGTAAQLIRQLNDAMGLTTILVSHDLEATFALADHVIILGAGVVAAQGTPDEVRASTDPLVHQFVNALPTGPVPFHYPGPTAASDFGPLDGRSA, from the coding sequence CGAGCGCGTGATCCTGCGCGACATGTCGCTGAAGATCCCGCGCGGCAAAGTGACGGCGCTCATGGGGGCCTCGGGTGGGGGCAAGACCACGGTGCTGCGCCTGATTGGCGGTCAATACCGGGCGCAGCAGGGCGAAGTCCTGTTCGACCACAAGGACGTGGGGCGCATGGATGCGGCCGGCCTGTATGCGGCGCGCCGGCGCATGGGCATGCTGTTCCAGTTTGGCGCGCTGTTCACCGATCTGAATGTGTTTGAAAACGTGGCGTTTCCGCTGCGCGAGCACACCGATCTGTCGGACGCGCTGGTGCGCGACATCGTGCTCATGAAGCTCCATGCCGTGGGCCTGCGCGGTGCGCGCGACCTCATGCCCAGCCAGATTTCGGGCGGCATGGCGCGGCGCGTGGCGTTGGCGCGTGCGATTGTGCTGGACCCTGAACTCGTCATGTATGACGAGCCTTTTGCCGGGCTCGATCCCATTTCGCTGGGCACGGCTGCGCAACTTATTCGCCAGCTCAATGACGCCATGGGGCTCACTACCATCCTGGTCTCGCACGACCTGGAAGCCACCTTTGCGCTGGCCGACCATGTGATCATCCTCGGCGCTGGCGTGGTGGCGGCGCAGGGAACCCCCGATGAAGTGCGCGCCAGCACCGATCCGCTGGTGCACCAGTTTGTCAATGCGCTGCCCACAGGGCCGGTGCCTTTTCATTACCCGGGGCCCACGGCGGCCAGTGATTTTGGTCCGCTGGACGGGAGGTCTGCATGA